Proteins from a genomic interval of Aphelocoma coerulescens isolate FSJ_1873_10779 chromosome 24, UR_Acoe_1.0, whole genome shotgun sequence:
- the ESAM gene encoding endothelial cell-selective adhesion molecule: protein MGALRRAALALAALLGVSLAVLEVHVGTSLVFSVEGQQAVLPAWYTSNSLNKPYVTWMLNKNAGPFQVLSFLGGVPKVEETDLKSRVGFLYSIVTHNISILINDTREQDSGQYMCTVNVVDDTIRLEKNVGIINLTVLVPPATPTCQLHGNAVVGANVTLSCSSKKGKPSPMYQWQRESPTLQVFFPPAQDRARGTLKLTNLSLEMSGVYVCRAENQAGSKNCSIVLEVHSTSTKAVIAGAVLGSLGALATIIFFAQKVVSYRRKKRDSQEEGPNEIKEDAMAPKTPSWARSPASDTMSKTSTLSSIAGTRQPYGARPPSDTASILTTTGSYRGPPARGGGRPPNPSPPAVNGTPRRRQDPAATPGSLPPSSLARAGAVPVMVPAQSRAGSLV from the exons aTGGGCGCGCTGCGACGGGCGGCGCTGGCGCTGGCGGCGCTGCTGG GTGTCTCCTTGGCCGTGCTGGAGGTGCATGTGGGGACGAGCTTGGTGTTCTCCGTGGAGGGGCAGCAGGCGGTGCTGCCTGCCTGGTACACCAGCAACTCCCTGAACAAGCCCTACGTCACCTGGATGCTGAACAAGAATGCTGGTCCCTTCCAG GTCCTGTCATTCCTGGGCGGGGTGCCAAAGGTGGAGGAGACAGATCTGAAGTCCCGCGTGGGGTTCCTGTACTCCATTGTCACCCACAACATCTCGATTTTGATCAACGACACCCGGGAGCAAGACTCGGGTCAGTACATGTGCACCGTCAACGTGGTGGATGACACcatcaggttggaaaagaacgTCGGCATCATCAACCTCACCGTCCTGG TGCCGCCGGCCACCCCCACCTGCCAACTGCACGGCAACGCCGTCGTGGGGGCCAACGTgaccctgagctgctcctccaaGAAGGGGAAGCCCTCGCCCATGTACCAGTGGCAGCGCGAGTCCCCCACCCTGCAGGTCTTCTTTCCCCCTGCCCAGG ACCGGGCCAGGGGCACCCTCAAGCTGACCAACCTCTCCCTGGAAATGTCGGGGGTCTACGTCTGCAGGGCTGAAAACCAAGCGGGTTCTAAGAACTGCAGCATCGTCCTGGAGGTACACTCAA CGAGCACCAAAGCAGTCATTGCCGGCGCCGTGCTGGGCTCCCTGGGTGCCCTTGCCACCATCATCTTCTTTGCCCAGAAAGTCGTCAGCTACAGGAGGAAAAAACGTGACAGCCAGGAGGAGGGACCCAACGAGATCAA GGAAGACGCCATGGCACCCAAAACCCCGTCGTGGGCAAGGAGCCCAGCTTCAGACACCATGTCCAAAACCAGCACCCTGTCCTCCATCGCTGGCACCCGGCAACCCTACGGAGCCAGACCCCCCTCCGACACCGCCTCCATCCTCACCACCACCGGCAGCTACCGgggacccccagcccggggaggggggcggCCCCCCAACCCCTCACCCCCCGCCGTTAACGGGACCCCCCGGCGCCGCCAGGATCCAGCTGCCACCCCGGGGTCGCTGcccccctccagcctggcacGAGCAGGTGCCGTCCCTGTCATGGTGCCTGCGCAGAGCCGAGCTGGCTCCTTGGTGTGa